In one Halictus rubicundus isolate RS-2024b chromosome 14, iyHalRubi1_principal, whole genome shotgun sequence genomic region, the following are encoded:
- the LOC143361012 gene encoding uncharacterized protein LOC143361012, with product MFQYTELSRTIESRIPSSTELFRSYRSIVATIIASYRNNEEEVAECSKGHQQPEGAPTFDWISLDNPASRTTSLAEGYIASDAASTSGPSTSSEGNIAPTNSSSGPLDVLRRQGRERGSGTAQSPYESSKVDLLLGEYLYYKLLGKDRIRLQNETVVLQDTELGWVLSGEINDSVSTNINCHLNTQDLDAQLERFWQVEQCSVTNSCSPQEQLCEELFKQSTYRDKGGRYIVRLPFNDNKQQLGNSYDIALKRFYSLERRLQSNTELRDQYTKFLTEYEALDHMTEVEDKDFKDAGCYLPHHPIIKASSLTTKVRVVFDASAKTDTGLSLNHALMVGPTIQDDVFSLIARFRKYQYVITADIEKMFRQILVHPEDANYQKILWRKGPNEAVKSYRLNTVTYGTACAPFLAARCLQQLAEDEARSYPLAVEVIKNDFYMDDLLTGTNSSDEAAKLIEQLTDIFQRGGMNLRQWSSNKPQLLKGLQERTTDDCLCLDPQAVKKTLGIYWHPREDTIGVSKIQEVTNEYNWRHIISSDNPADCLSRGQLPSEFLANRLWQKGPTWLSELPTNWPKTTIPNIDVPEQRSIAIHLELVSELSTEAFIATLRRFFSRRGYASTIYSDNGTNFVGAKNKLDEIQAFLRSEQHKKPINSYLNSNGISCHFSPPRTPHFGGLWEAAVKTFKHHMYRTIGDTLFSFEVFNTYIIEIEAILNSRPLTPLSSDPNDLSALTPAHFLIGESLTNIPERDVSDIATNRLSVWEHIQKMKQHFWTRWYKEYLNELNIRSKWRNNPTAHLHIGTLILLKEDNLPPLQWKLGRITEIHPGEDNVIRPLDLDNPNRL from the exons ATGTTTCAA tacaccgagctgtctagaaCTATCGAGAGCCGAATTCCTTCAAGCACCGAGCTGTTTAGAAgttaccgaag CATTGTCGCGACTATTATCGCGAGTTACCGAAACAACGAAGAAGAAGTAGCTGAGTGTTCCAAAGGACATCAGCAGCCCGAGGGAGCACCTACATTTGACTGGATCAGCCTGGACAACCCAGCATCCAGAACAACCAGCCTAGCAGAAGGATACATCGCGAGCGACGCAGCTTCTACTTCTGGACCATCGACGTCATCAGAAGGGAACATCGCACCTACCAATTCCTCTTCGGGACCATTGGACGTCCTGAGAAGACAAGGCCGTGAAAGGGGTAGCGGTACTGCACAGTCTCCATACGA GTCTTCGAAGGTCGATCTTTTGCTTGgggaatatttatattacaagCTTTTAGGAAAGGACAGAATTAGATTACAAAACGAAACGGTCGTTCTTCAAGATACCGAGTTGGGCTGGGTGCTGTCAGGAGAAATAAATGATTCTGTATCGACAAATATAAACTGCCATTTAAATACCCAAGATCTAGACGCGCAGTTAGAAAGATTCTGGCAAGTAGAGCAGTGTTCAGTCACAAATTCATGCTCACCGCAAGAACAATTGTGTGaggaattgtttaaacaaagcaCCTATCGCGATAAAGGGGGTCGCTACATAGTCAGACTTCCATTCAATGACAACAAGCAACAACTCGGCAATTCTTACGATATCGCGCTAAAAAGATTTTATAGTCTAGAAAGAAGGCTACAGTCCAACACCGAATTACGCGATCAATATACCAAATTCCTAACGGAATATGAAGCCTTAGATCACATGACCGAAGTAGAAGACAAGGATTTTAAAGATGCGGGTTGTTATTTACCGCATCATCCCATAATAAAAGCTAGCAGCCTTACAACCAAGGTTAGGGTCGTTTTCGACGCGTCCGCGAAGACCGACACCGGTCTGTCCCTAAATCACGCGCTAATGGTAGGTCCGACAATTCAGGACGACGTCTTTTCATTGATTGCTCGCTTCCGCAAATACCAATACGTGATTACTGCCGATATTGAGAAGATGTTCAGGCAAATATTAGTTCACCCAGAGGACGCGAACTATCAAAAAATCCTATGGCGCAAAGGTCCAAACGAGGCGGTTAAATCATACCGCTTAAACACCGTAACCTACGGTACGGCTTGCGCTCCGTTTCTTGCGGCACGCTGCTTACAACAGCTTGCCGAGGACGAAGCACGGTCGTATCCTTTAGCAGttgaagtaattaaaaatgatttttacatGGACGATTTGTTAACTGGCACGAATTCGTCAGATGAAGCCGCGAAGTTAATAGAACAATTGActgacatttttcaaagaggaggGATGAATCTAAGACAATGGTCATCTAACAAACCACAACTGCTAAAGGGATTACAAGAGCGAACTACCGACGACTGCCTGTGTTTAGATCCGCAGGCAGTCAAAAAGACGTTAGGCATCTACTGGCATCCTCGCGAAGATACAATTGG GGTATCGAAAATTCAAGAAGTCACTAATGAATACAATTGGCGGCATATAATCTCCAGTGACAACCCTGCGGATTGTCTCTCGCGTGGCCAACTACCCAGCGAGTTCTTAGCGAACCGTTTATGGCAGAAGGGTCCTACCTGGCTTTCTGAACTACCGACGAATTGGCCTAAGACTACAATTCCCAATATCGACGTGCCTGAACAACGGTCTATT GCAATTCATCTAGAACTAGTCAGCGAATTATCCACTGAGGCCTTTATTGCCACACTGAGAAGATTCTTCTCGAGACGCGGGTATGCTAGTACAATTTATTCGGATAATGGAACAAATTTCGTCGGAGCAAAGAACAAACTAGACGAAATACAAGCATTTCTAAGGTCAGAGCAGCACAAAAAACCAATAAATAGTTATCTAAATAGTAATGGTATTTCATGTCACTTCTCACCGCCAAGAACTCCTCATTTTGGAGGCCTATGGGAGGCAGCTGTAAAAACCTTCAAGCATCATATGTATCGCACGATCGGAGACACGCTGTTTTCATTCGAGGTATTCAATACGTACATAATCGAAATTGAAGCAATTTTAAACTCTCGACCCCTAACACCATTATCCTCGGACCCCAATGACCTCTCAGCCCTCACTCCGGCCCACTTCCTAATAGGTGAGTCGCTAACTAATATTCCGGAACGAGATGTGTCTGATATCGCTACCAATCGACTATCGGTGTGGGAGCATATCCAAAAAATGAAGCAACATTTTTGGACACGATGGTACAAGGAGTACCTAAACGAATTAAACATTCGGAGCAAATGGCGCAACAACCCCACCGCCCATCTTCACATTGGGACATTGATTCTACTGAAGGAGGACAACCTACCACCTCTACAGTGGAAGCTAGGACGCATAACTGAAATTCACCCTGGAGAAGACAATGTCATTCGC CCTTTAGATTTAGATAATCCGAACCGACTTTAG
- the LOC143361013 gene encoding uncharacterized protein LOC143361013 gives MVEKGYKNESKPKRDLIRRWWNIGPLTSIGYSHVRLILILGVPSPFYGTYRDQNVGERTIESPPKYVALRDLFLPQENDMKHLTTINRQQQYDSSMEISMSSDRSYAGGSYLERQNVTEECDEITSRNPISRRLEYSDFEANGLFHDAGDFCYANEYSACTPSKVKRRDNSGEWFSIIYLPRFREI, from the exons ATGGTCGAGAAGGGATATAAAAACGAAAGCAAACCAAAACGCGATCTAATACGAAGGTGGTGGAACATTGGGCCTCTAACTTCGATCGGCT ATTCTCACGTCAGGCTAATATTAATTTTAGGAGTACCTTCGCCATTTTACGGTACCTACCGCGACCAAAATGTTGGCGAAAGGACGATCGAGAGTCCCCCAAAATACGTGGCACTGAGGGACCTCTTTCTACCTCAAGAGAACGATATGAAGCACCTGACTACCATAAATCGTCAGCAACAGTATGATTCGTCCATGGAAATTAGCATGTCCTCGGATCGCAG TTACGCAGGTGGCAGCTATTTGGAGAGACAAAATGTGACGGAAGAATGCGACGAGATAACAAGTCGAAATCCGATATCACGTCGGCTCGAGTATTCCGATTTCGAGGCGAACGGTTTATTTCACGATGCCGGTGATTTTTGCTACGCAAACGAATATTCCGCGTGCACTCCATCGAAAGTGAAGCGACGAGACAACAGCGGTGAGTGGTTTTCTATCATATATTTGCCCAGATTTAGAGAAATTTAG
- the LOC143361014 gene encoding uncharacterized protein LOC143361014 has protein sequence MPVLQFVRTCRRARDLVPIQAEQTLAKLIITKLRGHAYTAIEHEHLDTVAHICNRLKDVLGPRHSVDHYRGEMTNIYMKPNEHILDFISRVKDLRAAILDCDRSRPNVADVDALTRDSFISGLIPNLRSGMRTYRNAPLNRVFDEAIEFHKEAEIDKIRYDRPERQVRFTESRTDKAVGKRTKPPVCFGSPTGGNESPRPTPSSSNKPRGAQGEPRAISRIELRSDTTVPHVRVACPELRDEANLMVVTGAEPNIIKISLLKPGVSINTNNAVNISGITEGHVSTLGSAMLTVDETEIEFHVVPDAFPIPTDGILGSAFLAKGAEISYARHCVSWKGKDIPFINLNTCHIKARSSACIAILATGPEFGYVPRCELTTGVLVPHCLARISDGKIFIKVINTTESDITLPMPIMELEEVEEIVESAESIQSPISLNSNANSNLYSNSNSNTSSTISSISTGSSNSRSPASRIEEISGIISTGHLGEDEKRHVENLIRDHHDLFHLPGDRLGKTNAVRHKIVTTDQMPVHVKQYRYPPIHKEEPDEHGNKRWRMVIDFRALNEKSIPDAYPLPSILEILDQLGSAKYFSVFDLANGFHQIGMEPEDAAKTAFSTPYGHYEFKRMPFGLQPLLQYPDFSREFNITTDASGYAIGGVLSQGEPGKYRPIAYASRLLHGAELNYSTIEKECLAIVYCVQHFRPLGQFSQGSYVTPSALAIKISRETVYSTDQSQKKFETSKKIFPPSPSPSKFVKNEFRESDYESDYDGRIPPLWKPRGYESDDQTFRPVKPNLAGPGKPKESLLIEEISTREQRSKELSRKEEKRATTPKTVLLPGSPPELAYAPPPPQPQPQPQPQPQPQPQYYEARSGVPFHNAIGTETKKTVRMDESTENSRRIVTMEQTSRVIKFGDGQKTAPDFSSFEAQKQRSQYKVPVPKKFVQGQLRESDYESDIDTRIKPKWAPPDSDTEEPRYRKVQPPSIKSPRSSSAPVRQEHVVSPMEFDRGPPVLKKQTSMTQLRDESRRKTESETRIKRDFDSKQEELKPGSPPEFGFISRTDVKKAVNHVASRHMSDMTSSFKSKTEKFVNDIQSDLKQGKPILKHPADSRSADADEPRTYREEKRVSEHGTKQIDPDTGLIYFKYDFGYEFGIVLPGEGKKTVSSTNRTIQGQRRGSDIEVPIVHEFTARKENGFAKRSGATSSSNRSGKPASKFCTSKTVKWEPTSESEFSEAEDIRNARKRHTTDGGSTMTPPSLVIPCSPSPSRWDHTTPSPLSLSPSLPSLSPRYSSATGPPSNVDSAGSPWPTTNGVTSSKEVIQPYLEILPKKAPLFITPLRDIAVVSGQTARFECIVQAEPQPNILWSKDGRIVENSSSYEIHYRNGVCRLTIVRAYPEDAGIYACTATNSLGSTVTSATLQVPGNRRSIYAPL, from the exons ATGCCCGTGTTACAATTCGTACGCACTTGTCGTCGCGCCCGTGACCTCGTGCCGATCCAAGCCGAGCAAACCTTGGCTAAATtgataattacaaaattacgcGGTCACGCCTACACAGCTATAGAACACGAACACCTAGACACCGTCGCCCACATCTGCAATCGCCTTAAAGATGTGCTAGGACCGCGACACTCAGTTGATCATTACCGCGGCGAAATGACCAACATATATATGAAACCGAACGAGCACATCCTCGATTTCATTAGCCGCGTGAAAGACCTCCGAGCCGCGATACTAGATTGCGACAGATCGCGTCCCAACGTTGCTGACGTAGACGCATTGACACGCGATAGCTTCATAAGCGGTCTAATACCAAACCTCCGATCCGGAATGCGCACGTACCGCAACGCCCCGTTGAACCGCGTTTTCGACGAGGCCATCGAATTCCACAAGGAAGCGGAAATCGACAAAATCCGCTACGACCGCCCAGAGCGACAGGTGCGATTCACCGAATCCAGAACCGATAAGGCTG TCGGGAAACGGACGAAACCTCCCGTCTGCTTCGGGTCCCCGACGGGAGGAAACGAGTCCCCGCGACCCACACCGAGTTCGAGCAATAAGCCAAGAGGAGCCCAGGGAGAACCGCGAGCCATCTCCCGAATCGAACTAAGGTCCGATACCACCGTGCCCCACGTCCGGGTCGCTTGTCCCGAGCTTCGCGACGAAGCGAACTTAATGGTAGTTACCGGAGCTGAACCGAACATAATTAAGATCTCGCTACTAAAACCCGGCGTGTCAATCAATACCAATAACGCTGTAAATATATCCGGTATCACGGAAGGGCACGTATCAACTCTTGGCTCCGCGATGTTGACGGTCGACGAGACCGAAATAGAATTTCACGTCGTGCCGGACGCATTCCCAATTCCTACCGACGGAATACTGGGATCAGCATTTCTCGCGAAAGGCGCGGAAATTTCATATGCCCGACACTGCGTTTCGTGGAAGGGGAAAGACATACCCTTCATTAACTTAAACACGTGTCACATTAAGGCACGATCTTCTGCGTGCATTGCGATACTCGCCACCGGCCCCGAATTCGGCTACGTACCGAGGTGCGAGCTAACGACCGGTGTACTCGTCCCGCATTGCCTCGCCCGCATCTCCGACGGAAAAATCTTTATTAAGGTTATAAACACGACAGAATCCGATATCACTCTCCCCATGCCGATcatggagctggaggaggtggaagaaatcgTGGAATCCGCGGAGTCCATTCAATCCCCTATTTCGCTAAATTCAAACGCAAACTCCAATCTCTATTCTAATTCCAACTCGAACACGAgctctaccatatcttctatatcCACTGGTTCTTCCAATTCACGCTCTCCCGCCTCGCGAATCGAGGAGATATCAGGCATAATAAGCACTGGTCACCTCGGCGAGGACGAGAAGCGTCACGTCGAAAATTTAATTCGAGATCACCACGATCTCTTCCATCTCCCAGGAGATCGTCTGGGAAAAACGAACGCCGTACGCCATAAAATCGTAACGACGGATCAGATGCCGGTTCATGTAAAACAGTATAGATATCCACCAATCCACAAGGAAGAG CCGGACGAGCACGGCAACAAGCGCTGGCGTATGGTAATCGATTTCCGTGCGCTAAATGAAAAATCGATCCCAGACGCATACCCTCTGCCAAGCATACTAGAGATCTTGGACCAGCTCGGGAGCGCAAAATACTTCAGCGTCTTCGATCTCGCGAACGGGTTTCATCAGATCGGCATGGAACCCGAGGACGCGGCCAAGACGGCATTTTCCACGCCGTACGGGCACTACGAATTTAAAAGAATGCCCTTCGGTCTCC AACCTTTATTGCAATATCCGGATTTCTCTCGTGAATTCAACATCACTACCGACGCGTCAGGCTATGCCATAGGAGGAGTTCTTAGCCAAGGCGAGCCAGGGAAATATCGACCTATCGCATACGCGTCTCGGTTATTACATGGGGCAGAGCTAAATTACTCAACTATCGAAAAGGAATGCCTCGCCATAGTTTACTGCGTACAGCATTTCAGACC TCTGGGTCAATTCAGTCAAGGATCCTACGTCACGCCTTCTGCGTTGGCGATTAAAATTAGCCGA GAAACTGTTTACTCCACGGACCAGTCGCAGAAGAAATTCGAGACATCGAAAAAAATCTTCCCGCCCTCTCCGAGTCCTTCGAAATTCGTGAAGAATGAATTTCGTGAAAGTGACTATGAGAGCGATTATGACGGCAGAATACCACCCCTTTGGAAGCCGCGAGGCTACGAAAGCGACGATCAGACTTTCAGACCCGTGAAACCTAATCTCGCTGGTCCAG GAAAGCCGAAGGAGTCGTTGCTGATCGAAGAGATCTCGACGCGCGAACAGAGATCGAAGGAGCTATCGAGAAAGGAGGAAAAGCGCGCGACCACCCCGAAGACGGTTCTcttgcctggttctcctccggAGCTGGCATACGCTCCACCGCCACCGCAACCGCAACCTCAACCTCAACCGCAACCTCAACCTCAACCTCAGTACTACGAAGCCAGATCCGGAGTGCCGTTCCACAATGCTATCGGCACGGAGACGAAGAAGACGGTGAGGATGGACGAGTCGACGGAGAACAGCAGGAGGATCGTCACGATGGAGCAGACCAGCAGGGTGATCAAGTTCGGCGACGGTCAGAAAACCGCTCCAGATTTCAGCAGCTTCGAGGCTCAGAAACAGAGGTCGCAGTACAAGGTGCCGGTCCCGAAGAAGTTCGTGCAGGGTCAGTTGAGGGAGTCCGACTACGAGAGCGACATCGACACAAGGATCAAGCCGAAATGGGCCCCGCCGGACAGCGACACCGAGGAGCCGAGATACAGGAAGGTCCAGCCGCCTTCTATCAAGTCGCCTAGGTCTTCTAGCGCACCTGTCAGACAGGAACACGTGGTGTCGCCGATGGAGTTCGACAGGGGACCGCCTGTCCTCAAGAAACAGACCTCGATGACCCAGCTCAGGGACGAAAGTCGCAGAAAGACCGAGTCCGAGACCAGAATCAAGAGGGACTTCGACTCCAAGCAGGAGGAGTTGAAGCCTGGATCGCCGCCAGAGTTTGGATTCATTTCGAGGACCGACGTGAAGAAGGCTGTCAATC acgtcgcgtcgcgtcacatGAGCGACATGACCAGCAGCTTCAAGTCGAAAACCGAGAAATTCGTCAACGACATCCAGTCGGATCTGAAGCAGGGCAAACCGATCCTGAAACATCCGGCCGACAGCCGATCCGCCGATGCCGACGAGCCGAGAACGTACAGAGAAGAGAAACGAGTCTCGGAACACG GGACGAAGCAAATCGACCCGGACACCGGGCTGATATACTTCAAGTACGACTTCGGGTACGAGTTCGGCATCGTGTTGCCTGGCGAGGGCAAGAAAACGGTGAGCAGCACGAACAGAACGATACAAGGTCAGAGACGCGGCAGCGACATCGAGGTGCCGATCGTCCACGAGTTCACCGCCAGAAAGGAGAACGGTTTCGCGAAGAGGAGCGGTGCAACGTCCTCCTCGAACCGATCTGGGAAACCGGCGAGCAAGTTCTGCACCTCGAAGACCGTGAAATGGGAGCCGACGTCGGAGAGCGAGTTCTCCGAAGCAGAGGACATCAGAAACGCGAGAAAAAGGCATACGACCGATGGAGGGAGCACGATGACACCACCTAGCCTCGTGATACCTTGCTCACCATCGCCCTCCAGATGGGATCACACGACGCCCAGTCCGCTTTCCCTCAGTCCAAGCTTACCGAGCCTTTCCCCCAGATACAGTAGTGCCACTGGACCACCCAGCAACGTCGACTCAGCAG GATCACCGTGGCCGACGACTAATGGAGTGACCTCGAGCAAAGAAGTGATTCAACCTTATCTCGAAATACTACCGAAGAAGGCTCCCCTTTTCATCACG CCACTGAGAGACATCGCCGTTGTCAGCGGACAAACAGCAAGATTTGAGTGCATCGTTCAAGCTGAACCACAGCCTAATATCCTTTGGTCCAAGGACGGTAGAATCGTCGAGAATTCTTCGAGCTATGAAATCCACTATAGAAACGGCGTTTGTCGTCTGACTATAGTGCGAGCCTATCCAG AGGACGCTGGCATTTACGCGTGCACCGCAACGAACAGCTTAGGTTCGACAGTGACTTCGGCGACGTTGCAGGTGCCAGGTAACAGACGATCAATATACGCGCCTCTTTAA